GAGGGAACTCCAGTACGCTATTCTAGCCAAAAGTGTCATTATCGGGAGGTTGAGGGAACTCCAGTACGTTATTTTGCCGTTTCATGGGAATTTTCAACGTTTTCGTGGAAATAAGACCCTGTAGTTCCGCTATTACGCACGCATCCCTACTTTTTGCCTAATTAGCGTCCTCTAGTTCCCTTGCAAGGTTTTACCGCTAAGAAGAGACTGATCTATCAGGGCGGCGAAGCCGTTTTTCTAATGATTGACCTACCGTCTGATGCAGCTATTTATGCTTCGCAAAGCAGGTGACAGCCTGATTAATGAACTTCATGGCTTCTGGGTTATCGGAAGTATGATCGGAGTAGATCAGGGATGTCGTTCGTTTGGTTTGCTCCAATTCGACCAGTTGACGCAAGATCAGCTCGTTATTTCGAATTAAATCCTCCCGCAAATAGGATTTCGGCAGCAGGGTGGCTGTTTTGCAAGTGGAAACGAGCCGAATTATGGCTTCGAAGGAGTCGATTTCCATTTGGACGTTGGGGAAAATCGTATAACGATGGAAGAGTTCATCCATCAGGATGCGATACCAGGTCCCTTTGGAGAACAGAATCATCGGCAGCTCGTTCAAATCATCCATGGTAATCGCGCTGCGATCGATGAAGGGATGTCCAAGCGGCAGCACGAGACAGAGGTGATCATCGAACAATGGCTCGCAGTGCAGGCTGGAAGCATTGATTTGGGAGGCGACGACACCAATGTCGACTTTGTGCTCTTTGACCATGGTGACAATTTCATGGGTTTTGCCGGTCAGAAGTTTAATTTCGGTTAATGGATATTCCTTCAAATAGTCTGTAATGAGATCGGGAAGCGTTGCTTGCAAGGTCGTGAGGCTGGCTCCGATGGTGATGGAGCTGTGGCTGCCCGCAGCTTTGTACATCTGGATGGTTTGTTTGAATTTACGCTCCAGATGACGAAGCTCCAGGGCGTGGTCGTAACAAATCTGCCCTACTTTGGTTAACTCCAGTCTTTTGCCTTTGCGAATGAACAGTTCTACTCCCAGCTCTTCTTCCAGTTTCATTATTTTACGGGATAGTGCCGGCTGCGAAATATTCAGCAATTGAGACGCTTTGTTGAGGCTTACCTGTTCGACAACAACCGCGAAAACGTCCAAAAGTTCCATGGCGTTATCAGCTCCTTTTTCATCTATATATGTGAATTAGTTATAAGTGTATATAAAAAAACGGCACTTCCATTATAAGCGCGAAAGAGGTACGATGTACATGTCACTTTTTATTCACATTTATTGGCTAGCCGTGTATATTCGTTCACTGCTTTGGCGCAAAATAGGCGTGGATGATTATGGGTTGACGCTCGTTTGCGGCGAGAGTACAATGGTATGTGGCTTGTTTTGTCTAAACTTGTCAGATGGTAGTTTTAGTTTATGAATTTTGTTGAGGGGGGAATTGGTTACATTATGGGTAATTCGTATTACTTTCGAAAGATCCACTCTTTGCTAGGTGTCATTCCGGTGGGCTTCTTCCTTATTGAGCATTTGCTCACTAACTACGAAGCAACCAAAGGTCCAGCAGCATTCGTGGATCAAATTAATTGGCTGAACGGTCTGCCATTGGTTCTTCTCTTGGAAATCGTGGGGATTTGGCTTCCGCTTCTTTATCATGCCGTTTATGGTCTCTATGTGGCTTATCAAGCCAGAAATAACGTGTCCAGCTATGGGTATTTCCGCAATCAAATGTTCATGCTTCAACGCGTAACCGGCGTTATCACGTTCTTGTTCGTTGCTTGGCATCTCTTCGAAACGCGTTTACAGGTTGCTCTAGGCAATGTAGCGCATGAGGATCTTGGCCGAACGATGCACGATATTGCGACGAATCCAGTTATTTTCACGATTTATGTCATTGGTGTTGTTTCAGCAAGCTTCCATTTCTGTAATGGAATTTGGTCGTTCTTGGTTAGTTGGGGGATTACAGTTGGACCGCGCGCGCAGCGTTATTCTTCCATTATTTGGATGGCTCTGTTCGTTGTGATGTCCGTTATGTTTATTATGTCATTGGTAGCTTTTACAGGTTCGGAATTTTCAGTTCCGGTAGAAGCACATTCGGGGCATTAAGGGAGGGTGAACAGAAGTGGCTAATTCGAAAATCATCGTCGTTGGCGGAGGCCTTGCGGGACTCATGGCGACAATTAAAGCAGCAGAAGCCGGGGTTCATGTGCAATTGTTCTCCTTGGTACCTGTGAAACGATCCCACTCCGTATGTGCGCAAGGCGGCATTAACGGCGCGGTGAATACCAAAGGTGAAGGTGACTCCACATGGGAGCACTTTGATGATACAGTTTATGGTGGAGATTTCCTAGCGAATCAACCGCCTGTTAAAGCATTATGTGACGCAGCTCCAGGGATTATTCACTTGATGGACCGGATGGGCGTTATGTTCAACCGTACGCCAGAGGGTCTACTTGACTTCCGCCGTTTCGGTGGAACCAAATATCACCGTACAGCATTCGCGGGCGCAACGACCGGCCAGCAGCTCTTGTACGCACTCGATGAGCAAGTCCGCCGCTGGGAAACAGCGGGTCTCGTCACGAAGTTCGAGCACTGGGAATTCCTCGGTTCCGTTCTGGACGACGACAATGTTTGCCGTGGTATCGCAGCGCAAGATTTGCGCAGCATGGAAATTCAAACGTTCCCGGCTGATGCGGTTATCTTGGCTACGGGCGGTCCTGGGATTATTTTCGGGAAAACTACCAATTCCGTTATCAACACTGGCACAGCTGCAAGTGCGGTTTACCAACAAGGCGTTAAATATGCCAATGGAGAAATGATTCAAATTCACCCGACTGCGATTCCAGGAGATGACAAGCTTCGCTTGATGTCTGAATCCGCGCGTGGTGAAGGCGGTCGTATTTGGACATACAAAGACGGTAAGCCTTGGTACTTCCTTGAAGAGAAATATCCGGCTTACGGCAACTTGGTGCCGCGTGATATTGCAACGCGTGAAATTTTCTCCGTCTGTGTGGACCAGAAGCTTGGCATCAACGGCGAGAACATGGTTTACCTTGATCTTTCTCACAAAGATCCGAAGGAGCTTGATATCAAGCTTGGCGGCATCATGGAGATTTACGAGAAATTCATGGGCGACGATCCACGCAAAATCCCGATGAAGATTTTCCCGGCGGTTCATTATTCCATGGGCGGAATCTGGGTTGACTATAATATGATGACGAACATTCCTGGTCTCTTTGCAGCAGGCGAGTGTGAGTATCAGCATCACGGCGCAAACCGTTTGGGTGCGAACTCGCTCGTTTCCGCGATCTATGACGGAATGGTTTCCGGTCCTAAAGCGGTTGAGTATATCCGCGGTCTAGAGAAACATGCTGATGACACGTCTTCCATCGTGTTTGATCGTGAGAAGAAACGTCATACGGACCGTTATGAGAACTTGCTCAAAATGAACAATGGTACAGAGAACGCCTACGTTCTGCACAAAGAGCTTGGCGACATGATGAACGCGAATATGACGGTTGTTCGTTACAACGATCGTTTGGAAGATACCATTGGCAAAATCAAAGATTTGAAAGAAAGATACAACAACATCAACATCACGGATACAGCACGTTGGAACAACCAAGGGGTTGCGTTCACGCGTCAACTTTGGAATATGTTCGAATTGGCTGAAGCGATGACGCTTGGCGCCCTGCTGCGTAACGAGAGCCGCGGCGCGCATTACAAGCCGGAATTCACAGAGCGTGATGATGAGAATTTCATGAAAACGACAATTGCCGATTGGACGCCGGATGGTCCGAAAATCAGCTATGAAGATATTGATGTATCTTTGATTGCACCGCGGAAGCGTGACTACTCCACGGAGAAGAAAAAGGGAGGACATTAATCATGGCTGAGACACTAAGCGCACAAAAAACAGTGAAGTTTATCGTGACTCGTCAAGAGAGTCCGGATTCCAAACCTTATACCGAGGAATTTGAAATTCCTTATCGCTCCAATATGAACGTCATCAGCGGCTTGATGGAAGTTCAGCGTAATCCTAAGAACTCCAGCGGCCAAAAGACGACGCCCGTTTGTTGGGAATCCAACTGTTTGGAAGAAGTCTGCGGAGCTTGTTCTATGGTCATCAATGGCAAACCGCGCCAAGCTTGTTCAGCGCTTGTTGATAAGCTGGAGCAACCAATTCGCGTAGCGCCGATGAGTACGTTCCCGGTAATGCGTGACTTGGTTATCGACCGCGGACGCATGTTCAATGCCTTGAAAAAGGTAAAAGCATGGGTTCCAATCGATGGTACGTATGATCTTGGACCTGGGCCGCGTATGGCTGAGTCGAAGCGTCAATGGGCTTATGAGCTGTCCAAATGTATGACATGCGGCGTTTGTTTGGAAGCTTGTCCGAACGTCAATGACAAGAACTCCTTTATCGGGCCTTCCGCGTTATCACAAGTTCGTCTATTCAATGCTCACCCGACAGGTGAAATGAACAAAGACGAGCGTTTGGATACCCTGATGACAGATGGTGGTATCGAAGGTTGCGGCAACTCGCAAAACTGCGTACGCTCTTGTCCGAAAGGCATTCCGCTCACGACTTCCATCGCAGCGTTGAATGCAGATACAACGAAACATTTGTTCAAGAAATGGTTAGGCGTGTAAGTGATAAAAATAAAGCCCGATACCCTGATTGCCAGGGTGTCGGGCTTTTTCGTAGGTGAAGAGGCTAAGAGGAAGAGGGGAAAGCTGTTGTTGTCGCACAATCACTGTTATTTATAGGGGCAATATAGGGAGGACGATGGGAAGTTGGATGAGTTTCTTGCAAGTCAACTTGAACAGGATGCTCTAAGGGTGCAGATGCTGTTTTGATTGGCTGAATATCTAACATATAAATATGGTAGTGAATCGAATACATCGTAAACACCTCCGATTGAATGTATATATGTTATATAATATTACAATTAAGGCGCAATTGACAACGAAATATTTATTTGTGTCATATATGTTGACATATAAGCGAGTTGAAAGTATGATAAGAACAAATGTAAGACTCCGTACCAATTTCATAGCACACATGTTTTCTAGGGTTCCGCGGCAGAATGAAGGCTGTTGGTCTGGTCCAAGAGAAGACACACGATGACGCATCATCGTGCACACGGAGGGATAAAAGCCCGGGAGGATATCAGAATATGATATCATCCTGGGCTTTTCTTTTTACCAGTTCATAGGGAGAGGGAGATCAGAATGAGACAAAGAATGGTATTTCTGATGATGGCCGTGTTATTGACGTTTACGGTAGTTAGCGGGTGTGCAAGCAAAGAGGCAGCAAACACGAAGTCAGGGAGCAGCGCAGAACCGATCAAATTGGCGCTTAGCCCTTGGCCAGGTTGGTTCGTCTGGTATTTGGTGAAGGAGAAAGGCTTCTTCGAGAAAAATGGGGTTAAGGTCGACCTCGTATGGTTCCCGGTCTACAGCGATTCCTTATCTGCGCTAGCCTCTGGCAAGGTGGATGCGAATAGCCAAACCCTGAGTGATACGCTTGCTCCGGCGAGTAAAGGCATTAAGCTGAAAGCCGTGCTGGTGAACGATAATTCCAATGGCGGAGACGGCGTTGTAGTTAAGCCTAGCATTAACTCGCTGAAGGATTTGAAAGGGAAAAAAGTCGCGACAGAATTGGGCACCGTCGATCATCTATTAATGCTTACTGCCTTGGAAAAAGAAGGGCTTGGCGAGAAAGACGTCGCTTATACGAATATGACAGTGAACGACGCAGGTCCAGCATTCATCTCGGGCAATCTGGATGCCGCTGTATTATGGGAACCTTTCCTGAGCAAAGCGATCCAAGAGGGCAAGGGCAAACTCTTATTTTCATCCAAAGACACACCTGGACTTATCCCTGATCTCCTCGTTTTCAAAGAAGAAATCACGAAAAATCGTCCCGAAGATGTGAAGAAAATCATCAATGCCTGGTTCGATGCGCTTGACTATTGGAAGGCCAATCCGGAGGAGTCTTTGCAAATTATGGCCAAAGCGGCAGAAACGCCGGTTGACGAATACAAAGCGGGTGTGGACAGCGTGAAGATTTTCCAACTTGAGGATAACGTGAAAGCTTTCCAAAAAGGCGATTCCTATGAATCTCTCGCATTCACGTCACAGAAAACGGCCGAGTTCCTGAAGAGTCTGGATATGCTAACATCCATTCCCAAGGCTGAAAGCTTCCTGGACAGCCACTTTGTAGAAGAAGTGCTGAAGGAGCGCAAGAAATAAAAGTGAAGTGAGGTGCTCTATGGAGACGACTATCAAAAAAAGACGCAAATCAACGTTGTTTGCCATACGGGGCGATATTGATCGTAAAACGTATATCTCAGGTGTTGTGCTGATTGTGGTGTTGGTGCTGGCGTTCTGGAGTTTGCTTAGTTACGGCAATTTCGTCAATCGCACGTTTCTGCCAACACCGGATCAAGTGCTGCGTCAATTCATCATTCAATTGCAAAACGCTGTGTTTTGGCATCATGTGGGAATTAGTATTTTCCGCGTAGGAGCAGGGTTCTTGCTTGCTTGTATTTTGGGGATTCCGCTTGGCATACTGGCGGGAACATTTCGTTTCGCCGAAGCGCTGCTAGTGCCTCCGACTGAATTTATACGCTATATGCCAGCTACGGCTTTTATTCCACTGATTATGGTGTGGGCAGGTATTGGCGAATGGGCGAAAGTAATTGTAATCTTCATAGGCTGTTTTTTCCAACTAATGCTTATGGTTGCTGATAATACGCGGTCTGTCTCGAATGATTTGCTGCAAACTTCGTATACACTCGGGGCGAATCGCTGGCAGGCTATTGAAAAGGTGCTGATCCCAGCCCTCTTGCCGGATCTAATGAATACGATGCGCTTAATCATCGGTTGGGCGTGGACGTACCTGGTTGTCGCGGAACTGGTTGCGGCTAGCAGCGGGCTTGGCTTCTCGATTATGAAGGCTCAGCGGTTCCTCAATACCGATCTCATTTTCGTGGGGATTATCGCCATTGGCTTGCTTGGTTTACTTACGGATCGCACATTTGCCTATTGTCACCGGAGATTTTTCCCGTGGCTGGAAGGAGGGCGTTGACAAATGCAGGCATTGAATCGAGAGCCGTTGAGCGAAAATGTGGCTGTGGTGAGTAAAATTAACGCCACCGATGTAACAAAAGTATACAGCACGAAGAAGTCTCAGTTCGTTGCGTTGGATAGAGTTTCGTTCCATGTGGATGCTCATGAGTTTGTTAGCTTTGTGGGCCCATCTGGTTGTGGGAAGTCTTCCCTGCTGAGAATTGTTGCGGGTTTGGAGACGCTGACGACGGGATCGCTCAGCATTTCTGGACATGAAATTGATGGGCCTGGCGCCGATCGCGGCATGGTGTTCCAGAGCTATACGCTGTTCCCTTGGTTGTCCGTGAGGGAGAATATTGAGTTCGGACTGACGCTTAAGGGAGTGCCCTTGTTCGAAAAGCGGGCGATCTCCGATCATTTCATGGCGTTGGTCGGTTTGCATAAGTTCGCGAGATCGCTGCCGAAGGAGCTTTCGGGAGGCATGAAACAGCGTGTTGCGATTGCTCGGGCTTTGGCCAACAATCCGGAGGTGCTGCTGATGGATGAGCCGTTCGGTGCGCTTGATCCGCAGACCAAGAATGCGATGCAGGAACTGCTGCTGCGCATTTGGGAGAAGGAGAAGACGACGGTCGTCTTCATCACGCATGATATTGAGGAAGCGATCTTCCTGTCGCAGCGCGTTTATGTGATGCAGGCGCATCCAGGCACGATTCGCAAAGAAATCGTCATTCCGCAGGGGCTTCGCGAGGTTGAAGGCGTGAGGGATTCCGAAGCTTTCCTGAAGCTGAAAAAGCAGGTGATTTCGTTGATTGGGCATCAGGAGGCCGAACAATAGGACGAGAACTGCCAAAGATGTCAACCCTGAGATCAACCAAAGAACAACCCTGAGATTAGCCCCGAAAAGAGCCCGAGCGGCCAAGGGCTGCTTTCGGGGCTTTTTTTTGAGCGTTGCGCAAAATGGCGATATTTGACGCGTGAATTGCTTCTCGATAAAATGAATTAAAGCGTTCTAAGAATGAGGGAAGTCTGATGAACAAAAGTAAACAGCCCACAATTATCGATGTGGCTTCAGAAGCCGGCGTTTCCATTGCAACGGTTTCTAATGTGATTAACCGCCGCAAGGTTCCTATGGCACAGGAAACGATACGTAAAGTGGAGGCGGCGATTGTACGGTTAGGCTATCGGCGCAATGTTATGGCAACGAATCTGAGTCGGCGTCGGTCCTATGAATTAGGGCTTATCATCCCGCATTTTGGCGGCTATTATGGCCGTTTTGCGGAGAGTTTGGAACAGAAGGTGCATCGGTTCGGGTATCACTTATCCGTATTCTCAGCGGCCGGCATGGATGCTGAGATTGAACAGCGCCATCTCGAACATCTGCTGCAGCGCAGAGTGGACGGTCTCGTGAGCCACGGCTTGGCGATGAGTATGCAGTCCACGCAGCAGTTGGTTGGAGTGGGGACGCCACTCGTTATTTTTAACGGCTGGGGCTGGCCAGGTGATATCGTGCAGTTGGCCGTGAATCTGGACTTTGCGAAGGCTTCGGTAGAAGCCGTGCAGTATTTCTTGCGAAGCGGCTGCCAATCCGTCATCTACGTCGGCAAACGCAATGGCATGGGAGCCAATGAGCAGCGAATCCAAGGCTTCCTTGCTGGACTTGGCGATTCTGCGGAAACGACGGTTCATGCGCTCCTAGACGTGGGGGAGCTGGGTATAGCGGGAACGCTGGATGAGGCGCTGCGCTTGAGCGGAGAGCGCCGACCGATCGGCATCTATACGTTCAATGATGCGCTGGCGCTGGAAATTCTGGCCTTGTGCCACGAGCGTGGCATTCGTGTGCCAGAAGATGTGCAGCTGATCGGCATGGACAATGAGCTGTATTCAAGGGCTAGTTACCCAGCGATCACTAGCTTCGATATGCCGGTGGATCTGCAAACCAGCCTTGTTGCTGCCTTCCTGATGAAGCAGATCAGTGAGCCCTTGGACGAGGAGAGCACGGCGCTGCTGGAAGAACATCTGCCTCGTGTACAGGGCCATGAGCTGCTAATCGATTTGGACATGATCGTGCGTAAATCATCAATGGCATGACGAAAAGACCGCAATCCTACTCTCTGGTGAGAGCGGGGGAGCGGTCTTTGTTTACCTATAGTTGCCGTTCAGCTGCCGCTGATGACGCAAGAATTCCTTGCCGTATTCGCCATGCGGGTTAATGTCGGCGTGTTCGATTTGGATCGTGGAATGTGCGATGCCATACTTGTTTTTCAGCGTCTCATTAATCGCAAGAATGACGCAGAACGGTTGAATGTTCGGGCTGATGAACACGTGAGCCGTTAAGGAATAGTGATCCGTGGAAACAGCCCAGAGATGCATCTCATGGACATCTTCAACGCCTTCCACTTGGCTAATCGCTGCGCGAATGTCATCGAGATTGAATTGATCCGGAACGGATTCCATCAGAATCAGGTAGGATTCCTTGATGATTTTGGCCCCGCCCGTAAAAATAATGCCGCCAATGACCATCGAAATGAGAGGATCAAACCAGAGGTAACCGGAGTAATAAATCGCAATGGACGAAATAATGACGCCAGCAGAGCTGAGGAGATCCCCGAAAAAGTGCCATAGCGCACTTTTGACATTCAAGTTATCCTCTTCTTTCACACTGTTATGGAGGACGAGGGTTAAGACGAGATTCACGACGAAACCGATAGAAGCAATCACGAGCATCAGGCCCAGTTGAATCGGCTGAGGATTAATCATGCGCTGAATGCCTTCAATGAAAATACCTAGAGCAATCACACAAAGCGCTAATCCGTTCAGAAAGGAAGCGATAATCTCAAACCGCAGGAAACCGAAAGTGAACCTGGCATTGGGTTGGCGCGTAGCAAGCTGCAAGGCAATCATACTTAGTCCCAAGGCAATCACGTCAGAGATCATATGAGCGGAATCGGACAGCAGCGCAAGTGAATTCGAAAGCACGCCGCCAATAATTTCAACAATCGTGAAAAAGGCGGTCAGTATGAGTGTGATCCACAACGTTTTTCTTGATTTACTCTGTTCTTTCACATGGTGCAGATGGTGGAAATCATATTCGATACTCATATAGGTCCCTCCTTATTTATAATTATTCTAATTAAGATATAGTTATTATATGCCAGCGACCTCGCTGGTGCAACTAAATTTCTTGTAAAAATAATGAAGATCAAGAAAAAGCCTGATTTCTCAGGCTTTCTCCAAGTGATTATTGTATACGCCAAGTCGCTACTCTAGCTATTCTCGCCATTTTATTCCAAAGTGTCGCTTGTAGCGAGGCTGAGGGAACTACAGTACGCTATTCTCGCCAAAGTTGACATTATCGCCAGCTTGAGGGAACTACAGTACCCTATTCTGCCGTTTGATGAGATATTCAGCGCTTTTCGCGGATATAAGACCCTGTAGTTCCGCTAATGCTCCAGCATCTCTGCTTTTTGCCTAAATAGCGTCCTGTAGTTCACTTATTAGGATTTGTTGCTTATAAGAGGCCCATCTCTCAGGGTGGTGAAGCCGTTCTGATCCTTGCAATTACCTAGGCAGGGATCTGCGCAAAATGCGAAATCCGAACGGCTCGAGTTCCATGCTGATAAATCCATCATTGGGCTTCACGGGTTCACCGCTGAAAGCATCCTGCCAATCTTCTGTCTCTAGATCGGCAGGCTGGGCAAGAATAGAAGTCTCCTCCGCATGGTTCATCCAGATCGTGAAGACTTCCTTCTCAC
Above is a genomic segment from Paenibacillus sp. HWE-109 containing:
- a CDS encoding ABC transporter substrate-binding protein; this translates as MRQRMVFLMMAVLLTFTVVSGCASKEAANTKSGSSAEPIKLALSPWPGWFVWYLVKEKGFFEKNGVKVDLVWFPVYSDSLSALASGKVDANSQTLSDTLAPASKGIKLKAVLVNDNSNGGDGVVVKPSINSLKDLKGKKVATELGTVDHLLMLTALEKEGLGEKDVAYTNMTVNDAGPAFISGNLDAAVLWEPFLSKAIQEGKGKLLFSSKDTPGLIPDLLVFKEEITKNRPEDVKKIINAWFDALDYWKANPEESLQIMAKAAETPVDEYKAGVDSVKIFQLEDNVKAFQKGDSYESLAFTSQKTAEFLKSLDMLTSIPKAESFLDSHFVEEVLKERKK
- a CDS encoding LacI family DNA-binding transcriptional regulator gives rise to the protein MNKSKQPTIIDVASEAGVSIATVSNVINRRKVPMAQETIRKVEAAIVRLGYRRNVMATNLSRRRSYELGLIIPHFGGYYGRFAESLEQKVHRFGYHLSVFSAAGMDAEIEQRHLEHLLQRRVDGLVSHGLAMSMQSTQQLVGVGTPLVIFNGWGWPGDIVQLAVNLDFAKASVEAVQYFLRSGCQSVIYVGKRNGMGANEQRIQGFLAGLGDSAETTVHALLDVGELGIAGTLDEALRLSGERRPIGIYTFNDALALEILALCHERGIRVPEDVQLIGMDNELYSRASYPAITSFDMPVDLQTSLVAAFLMKQISEPLDEESTALLEEHLPRVQGHELLIDLDMIVRKSSMA
- the sdhA gene encoding succinate dehydrogenase flavoprotein subunit, whose protein sequence is MANSKIIVVGGGLAGLMATIKAAEAGVHVQLFSLVPVKRSHSVCAQGGINGAVNTKGEGDSTWEHFDDTVYGGDFLANQPPVKALCDAAPGIIHLMDRMGVMFNRTPEGLLDFRRFGGTKYHRTAFAGATTGQQLLYALDEQVRRWETAGLVTKFEHWEFLGSVLDDDNVCRGIAAQDLRSMEIQTFPADAVILATGGPGIIFGKTTNSVINTGTAASAVYQQGVKYANGEMIQIHPTAIPGDDKLRLMSESARGEGGRIWTYKDGKPWYFLEEKYPAYGNLVPRDIATREIFSVCVDQKLGINGENMVYLDLSHKDPKELDIKLGGIMEIYEKFMGDDPRKIPMKIFPAVHYSMGGIWVDYNMMTNIPGLFAAGECEYQHHGANRLGANSLVSAIYDGMVSGPKAVEYIRGLEKHADDTSSIVFDREKKRHTDRYENLLKMNNGTENAYVLHKELGDMMNANMTVVRYNDRLEDTIGKIKDLKERYNNINITDTARWNNQGVAFTRQLWNMFELAEAMTLGALLRNESRGAHYKPEFTERDDENFMKTTIADWTPDGPKISYEDIDVSLIAPRKRDYSTEKKKGGH
- a CDS encoding succinate dehydrogenase cytochrome b558 subunit; its protein translation is MGNSYYFRKIHSLLGVIPVGFFLIEHLLTNYEATKGPAAFVDQINWLNGLPLVLLLEIVGIWLPLLYHAVYGLYVAYQARNNVSSYGYFRNQMFMLQRVTGVITFLFVAWHLFETRLQVALGNVAHEDLGRTMHDIATNPVIFTIYVIGVVSASFHFCNGIWSFLVSWGITVGPRAQRYSSIIWMALFVVMSVMFIMSLVAFTGSEFSVPVEAHSGH
- a CDS encoding LysR family transcriptional regulator produces the protein MELLDVFAVVVEQVSLNKASQLLNISQPALSRKIMKLEEELGVELFIRKGKRLELTKVGQICYDHALELRHLERKFKQTIQMYKAAGSHSSITIGASLTTLQATLPDLITDYLKEYPLTEIKLLTGKTHEIVTMVKEHKVDIGVVASQINASSLHCEPLFDDHLCLVLPLGHPFIDRSAITMDDLNELPMILFSKGTWYRILMDELFHRYTIFPNVQMEIDSFEAIIRLVSTCKTATLLPKSYLREDLIRNNELILRQLVELEQTKRTTSLIYSDHTSDNPEAMKFINQAVTCFAKHK
- a CDS encoding cation diffusion facilitator family transporter; the encoded protein is MSIEYDFHHLHHVKEQSKSRKTLWITLILTAFFTIVEIIGGVLSNSLALLSDSAHMISDVIALGLSMIALQLATRQPNARFTFGFLRFEIIASFLNGLALCVIALGIFIEGIQRMINPQPIQLGLMLVIASIGFVVNLVLTLVLHNSVKEEDNLNVKSALWHFFGDLLSSAGVIISSIAIYYSGYLWFDPLISMVIGGIIFTGGAKIIKESYLILMESVPDQFNLDDIRAAISQVEGVEDVHEMHLWAVSTDHYSLTAHVFISPNIQPFCVILAINETLKNKYGIAHSTIQIEHADINPHGEYGKEFLRHQRQLNGNYR
- the sdhB gene encoding succinate dehydrogenase iron-sulfur subunit, whose amino-acid sequence is MAETLSAQKTVKFIVTRQESPDSKPYTEEFEIPYRSNMNVISGLMEVQRNPKNSSGQKTTPVCWESNCLEEVCGACSMVINGKPRQACSALVDKLEQPIRVAPMSTFPVMRDLVIDRGRMFNALKKVKAWVPIDGTYDLGPGPRMAESKRQWAYELSKCMTCGVCLEACPNVNDKNSFIGPSALSQVRLFNAHPTGEMNKDERLDTLMTDGGIEGCGNSQNCVRSCPKGIPLTTSIAALNADTTKHLFKKWLGV
- a CDS encoding ABC transporter ATP-binding protein, which encodes MQALNREPLSENVAVVSKINATDVTKVYSTKKSQFVALDRVSFHVDAHEFVSFVGPSGCGKSSLLRIVAGLETLTTGSLSISGHEIDGPGADRGMVFQSYTLFPWLSVRENIEFGLTLKGVPLFEKRAISDHFMALVGLHKFARSLPKELSGGMKQRVAIARALANNPEVLLMDEPFGALDPQTKNAMQELLLRIWEKEKTTVVFITHDIEEAIFLSQRVYVMQAHPGTIRKEIVIPQGLREVEGVRDSEAFLKLKKQVISLIGHQEAEQ
- a CDS encoding ABC transporter permease; the encoded protein is METTIKKRRKSTLFAIRGDIDRKTYISGVVLIVVLVLAFWSLLSYGNFVNRTFLPTPDQVLRQFIIQLQNAVFWHHVGISIFRVGAGFLLACILGIPLGILAGTFRFAEALLVPPTEFIRYMPATAFIPLIMVWAGIGEWAKVIVIFIGCFFQLMLMVADNTRSVSNDLLQTSYTLGANRWQAIEKVLIPALLPDLMNTMRLIIGWAWTYLVVAELVAASSGLGFSIMKAQRFLNTDLIFVGIIAIGLLGLLTDRTFAYCHRRFFPWLEGGR